From Dendropsophus ebraccatus isolate aDenEbr1 chromosome 2, aDenEbr1.pat, whole genome shotgun sequence, a single genomic window includes:
- the LOC138784115 gene encoding uncharacterized protein, whose protein sequence is MADGGQHESGSVQPFTSAETMEEEGGTRELRSFWYSSKEIPVRYVNLTMLGLLFHIQLSVHELNHLQAVRLYASMNFKETTVKKKRVQVKEITVKKGVRVKEITVKKRVQVKEITEEESTGEGDNCEEEITGKGDNCEEESTGVGDNCEEESTGEGDNCEEESTGVGDNCEEESTESTGEGDNCEEESTGEGDNCEKETTGEEDNCEEESTGEEDNCEEESTGEGDNCDDKENTSKGDNCEEVEEITREGDSFEEQQEEESTGEGDNCEEESTGEGDNCEEEESTGEGDNCGEEEEEESTGEGDNCGEEEEEEEESTGEGDNCGEEEEEEEEEEEEEEESTGEGDNCGEEEEEEESTGEGDNCEEEKEEEEYR, encoded by the exons GTATTCCTCAAAAGAAATACCTGTCCGCTATGTTAACCTGACAATGCTAGGGTTACTGTTCCATATACAATTGTCAGTTCATGAGTTGAACCATCTCCAGGCCGTACGCCTCTATGCTTCTATGAACTTCAAA GAGACAACTGTGAAGAAGAAAAGAGTACAGGTGAAGGAGATAACTGTAAAGAAGGGAGTAAGGGTGAAGGAGATAACTGTAAAGAAGAGAGTACAGGTGAAGGAGATAACTGAAGAAGAGAGTACAGGTGAAGGAGATAACTGTGAAGAAGAAATTACAGGTAAAGGAGATAACTGCGAAGAAGAGAGTACAGGTGTAGGCGATAACTGTGAAGAAGAGAGTACAGGTGAAGGAGATAACTGTGAAGAAGAGAGTACAGGTGTAGGCGATAACTGTGAAGAAGAGAGTACAG AGAGTACAGGTGAAGGAGATAACTGTGAAGAAGAGAGTACAGGTGAAGGAGATAACTGTGAAAAAGAGACTACAGGTGAAGAAGATAACTGCGAAGAAGAGAGTACAGGTGAAGAAGATAACTGCGAAGAAGAGAGTACAGGTGAAGGAGATAACTGTGACGATAAAGAGAACACAAGTAAAGGAGACAACTGTGAAGAAGTAGAAGAGATTACAAGGGAAGGAGACAGCTTTGAAGAACAACAAGAAGAAGAGAGTACAGGTGAAGGAGACAACTGTGAAGAAGAGAGTACAGGTGAAGGAGACAACTGTGAAGAAGAAGAGAGTACAGGTGAAGGAGACAACTGtggtgaagaagaagaagaagagagtaCAGGTGAAGGAGACAACTGtggtgaagaagaagaagaagaagaagagagtaCAGGTGAAGGAGACAACTGtggtgaagaagaagaagaagaagaagaagaagaagaagaagaagaagagagtaCAGGTGAAGGAGACAACTGtggtgaagaagaagaagaagaagagagtaCAGGTGAAGGAGACAACtgtgaagaagaaaaagaagaagaagagtacAGGTGA